Part of the Nitrospirota bacterium genome, TCCTTTCGTGATGGAGGAGCGGTAAGGGTATCGCGCACCTCCTGCAGATCGGCAAGCAGCTGCGCCGTATCATCATAGAAGACGCTCGCACCCGTCGAGAAGTGGCGCAGCACGAGGTCCAGGGCATCGGGGATATAGGGGTATACTTTTTTCAGGGTGGCGATGCGGTTATTGAAGACGATATTCAGGTCGTCCGCGGTCAGGCGGGCGAAGGCGGCCGGCTGCTCCCTTCTGAGCTGCTGCGTCGTGATATCGCCGCGGCCGGCTATGAAGGCGAGGACATTGCCGAGGCTGAAGAGGTCGTAGCCGTACATGTTTTCCTTGTGCCAGTAGTTGTAGTCGAAGTCGATCCAGATACAGCGGCCCGTCGTTCTCTCGGCAATGACATGATCGCGCCGGATATCGGCGTGCTTCTGGCCGCGGTCATGGAGAAACCGTATGGCCTGCACCAGTTCGATGAACTCGTCGAGGAGGCCGGGGAAATGGAGGTGAAAATACTCCTCATGGCTGCTGCCGAGATGGGGGACGTGATCGGCCAGGCTGGCTCCTTTAATATAGTCGATGACGCGCACGGTATTCCCTGCGGCATCCTTGACGCCGAATCCCTGCATGAAGCGCGGATGCCCCCGGACCATGGCGAGGATGCGGGCCTCTTTTACGGGGCTCCGGATGAACTCGAACGTGAGTGACCCCACCCGCGCCGTGAAGCGTTCGCGGAAGGTCATCTTCAGAATCTTCATGCTGCCGTCGGCGAGATCGACGATCTTCCGCACCCAGAACTTGGGCTGTTCATCGATGCCGAAGCGGCCCTCGCGCAGGTAGTTCCTGACGAGATAGGGGCGCCCGCCGAGCAGGACGAAGTCGTCGTATTCCACCCTGAAGAAGTCGGAGGTGTCGGTGACGATCCTGCAGCGCTTCGGTACAGCGCCCGGCTCGAGCCACCGGGCCGCCATATCCCGGAGCTCGTCACCGGTAACGGAGGGCGGATCCGCATGCTCCTGCGAGGTGCTCATAAAAGTATTTACCATACATTTTCGGCTTGATCAACACATCCTTAACGGCGCTATCGAGCGCCGTGCTTCATCAACGCCCGCGGGGCATCGATCTGTTGACAGTACGTACCTTTCGTGTTAAGGGATAGTATGAAGGTAACCGCATTCTGTAAGGAGGTGTCGTCATGACCGACCTGCGATGGATACGCGACTTCGAGGCCGCGCTGAGAAAGGCGCGGGATACGGGCAGGCCCGTATACCACGATTTCTGGTTTGAGGGTTGAACGGGCTGCGATGCGATGAATACGGGTCCGTATTCGAGCGAAGCGGTGCAGCAGCACCTGGAGGAGCGTTTCGTCACGCTCAAGACGCAGGTCTCCTGGGATAAGCCCTCGGCCCTTATGAAGCACTTCGTCATCACCTGGACCCCGACCCTGCTGATTCACGACAAGGCAGGCCGGGTGCACCACGGTATGGTGGGATTCGTCCCCGAGGATGATCTCCTGGCCCATCTCGCCTTCGGCCACGCGAAGGTCGTGTTCGATGCCGGGCATCTGGACCGCGCTATCGAGGAGCTTAGAGCCGTGATCGACCTCCATCCCTCTTCCGCTGTAACGCCGGAAGCGGTCTTTTATCTCGGCATTGCCGAGTACAAGCGCTTCAACGATGCCACGGCGCTGCGGAGGGCTTATGATATGCTCACCGCGCGGTATCCGGAGAGCGAATGGGCGCGGCGCGCGCGACCGTACGAACATATCCCGTCCTACGCCGAAATCTAAGGGCATCCTTATTTTATCATCAGCGCCCGCAGCAGGGTGCGTCATTGAGGCCTGCTGCGGGCTTCTGTTCTGCCTTTCCCTCCGCGCTCGTTTGTTGACAAAAGAAAACGCTCTTCATTATTGTAAGTTCAAGGGAAACGCGCTCTGCGGAGTATCTCCTGATTCTTTTGTAGAGAAAAGGTTGCCATGAAGACAGACCGGATTCTCAAACACCTGAGAGAGATTCGGAAGGCGAAGGGGATCAGGCAGGAGTTTATTGCCGGTGAGCTCGGGATCGACCGGACGAGCTACTCCAAGAAGGAGCTCGGCAGAGTTCCCCTGACCCTCGACGAGCTCGTCACGATCGTACGGCTGCTCGACGTCCGGTGGGAGGATATCTTTTCCGGAGATAACCCGAAGATCCCGGCCATACGGCAGCGCCTCGAAACCATAAAGACGTTTCCCCGTTCCGCGCAGATCGATTTTACGGACTACGAAGAG contains:
- a CDS encoding helix-turn-helix transcriptional regulator; this encodes MKTDRILKHLREIRKAKGIRQEFIAGELGIDRTSYSKKELGRVPLTLDELVTIVRLLDVRWEDIFSGDNPKIPAIRQRLETIKTFPRSAQIDFTDYEELLKGAARDIDYLLSLVDLLSSRGAVRPDGSGN